A portion of the Candidatus Hydrogenedentota bacterium genome contains these proteins:
- a CDS encoding histidine phosphatase family protein produces MRLYIVRHGETDFNRNRMMQGYHEIPLNGRGIRQATLLAHRLKEERLDRIICSDLRRAVMTGCIVASHTGAPMDYDPALRERNPGLLTGKSYDDEPRFFTDIDFIPPEGEGVRDFRLRVRKAFEHFASQAHLATERVAVITHGLVCHAFVSEFFGDDAAEGIGSRNAALTLAEYDGGRWTLVARDCATHLSGEEPPRIVVAGA; encoded by the coding sequence ATGAGACTCTACATCGTCCGCCACGGCGAAACAGACTTCAACCGCAACCGAATGATGCAGGGCTATCATGAAATTCCCTTGAATGGGCGCGGCATTCGGCAGGCCACGCTGCTGGCTCATCGCCTGAAAGAGGAGCGGCTGGACCGAATCATCTGCAGCGACCTGCGCCGCGCCGTCATGACCGGCTGCATCGTTGCTTCGCACACGGGAGCCCCGATGGATTACGACCCGGCACTTCGGGAGCGGAATCCCGGACTCCTGACCGGAAAGTCCTATGACGACGAACCCCGCTTCTTTACGGATATCGACTTCATACCGCCGGAGGGCGAGGGGGTTCGGGATTTCCGCTTGCGCGTACGAAAGGCCTTTGAACATTTTGCGAGTCAGGCACACCTCGCGACCGAGCGGGTGGCAGTTATCACGCATGGCCTTGTGTGCCATGCATTTGTAAGCGAGTTCTTCGGGGACGACGCGGCGGAGGGCATTGGCTCACGTAACGCCGCGCTCACCCTGGCGGAGTATGACGGGGGGCGGTGGACCCTTGTGGCCCGGGACTGTGCCACCCATCTCTCCGGCGAGGAGCCACCGCGAATTGTCGTCGCCGGAGCTTGA